The genomic region ATTAACCCGAGACCCGATACTGGATCGCCCTCGGCATTGGCGCCGGTGTACAGACGCGCCCATGCTGTCCATGTGCCGTTAGCATTGACTCGCCTGAACGCTGTGTTAGTGGTGTCGGGGTTGACCCACTCTTGGGTGGAGTACACGGCCGACAAATACTTGTGCGACAAAAAGCCGTAACTGTTAGGACCGTTGGGGCCGGGAATATTATTGCCGTAGTACTCCCCAGTGGCCGCCAATGCGTCCGCACTGGTGGTCAGTATCTTGACGACACCGCCCACGCCAAAATCACCCGCCTTGATAACTTGCGTCCAGGCTTTGCCCGCTGCGGCCCCCTGCAAGAACTGACGCTCCCAGGTCATATTTTCCAACAGGCTATAGGCAATTTGCCGCACATACCCACCTGAGCCGGAGAGCACCTGAATAATGAATACGTAAGGGTAAGGCAGGGAGATACCACCATTCCCGAACATGAACAGCCCATTCACAATAGGTAAGTTATCGGCACTTTCGGTGGGTTGCATGACGATGGGGGTAGTCCCTCCCCAGCCATTGGCTTTTGCCAAGGTATAACCATTGTAAAGCTCATAGGTCATCGCATTGATCTTGGTCATCGCACTACGCGAAGTGTCTCCGCCTATCCCGCTGGGGAGTGCGCCAAGATTGATTTCTTGTCGTGCCACTTGAGTATCCCAAATAGAAAAAATCGCAAATGTGTGGTATTCGAAAACACCGTCAACTTGGAAGTGTCAGTTGTAATAGCGCTCAATAGGAAACTTACAGACTGGAATTGAAAAACAAGTCACACCCAAATTATCAATATTAATTGAATCACCCAAGGTCGAACGTTGAACGCTCACACGCACCCTACGTTCATTACCCGTCATCATATGCAAAGAGGCATACTGCGCGTGATTAACAAACCAGCTCATCCCTCTATCCATGCTGGAGACACTCAAGTAGTCATCTGCATCCATAACCAAACCACTATCCCATGTATCAAAATAGTTTACGGATTGACTATAAGACCAACTTTTTGTAAACCGGCTATAGCGAACAACCCGATCACTTGACGAGAAATCTACGTTGGCGTGTTCATCATAAATCTCCATGCCGTAAGCGCTCTTACTTCTCTGATCAGCATACTTACACGACACGTATTCCATAAGATGATTCTGAAGGTATTTACCGCCCATGGTGCCAGACGTAACTTTGAATCCCGTCCATCCACCTGGCCCACCGAGTATCGTAGTGTAAAGGCTCAAGCTCGGATGGCTGGGCGTGATAATTCTTAAAAATATCTGGGGTGGCTCTTGCGTTAGAATCGGCTTTGCAAAATTGGCAGCACCATAACCCGGCCTATCTGTATATCTAGACTGGATTCTGAACTGCCCCCGCTCAGAGAATACCAACACCTTATTGTCGCTACTGATGACTACATCGCCCGTGCTATTTGCTGCCAAAAGTCCATAAGCCATCAGGTCACCCTCATCACTTCAACGACACATTCAACCGTCCTGGCTGACCAGTAATATTTATAGCGATGACCGTCATACACGCCGTAATTCAACCATGTGCGTATACCTATCTGGGTCCCCCCCAGTTCTTTATAGGTAGGAAGAACAGGCCAACTATCAGATATTGTCTGGTCATACCCGGCGTACTTTCTGGGCGTAATGAGAACGAAACATTTAGCGGGGTCATAACCTGGCACATCCATGATGATATCGTAGTTACTTCTCACACCTCCGCCGCCGGCAGTAATAGCCGGAATAATCTTCGAACTAAGACGTTGGATCGTAAA from Pseudomonas synxantha harbors:
- a CDS encoding pyocin knob domain-containing protein → MTKINAMTYELYNGYTLAKANGWGGTTPIVMQPTESADNLPIVNGLFMFGNGGISLPYPYVFIIQVLSGSGGYVRQIAYSLLENMTWERQFLQGAAAGKAWTQVIKAGDFGVGGVVKILTTSADALAATGEYYGNNIPGPNGPNSYGFLSHKYLSAVYSTQEWVNPDTTNTAFRRVNANGTWTAWARLYTGANAEGDPVSGLGLMNKTVVGGWNISKYINGQICIQGYSPVSAVLPPNQPTVVTVALPVAIVLGSGSVYVNPQPQMTYEHFGALNCYVNGTSAVDIIIRNGSTAQSFQNAVTVWGAWK